A single genomic interval of Macadamia integrifolia cultivar HAES 741 chromosome 6, SCU_Mint_v3, whole genome shotgun sequence harbors:
- the LOC122082687 gene encoding sacsin-like — translation MKQPFHGTLFRFPLRNSDQGAISKLSRQAYAEDDIYSMFAQLYKEGIFTLLFLKSVLSVEMYTWDAGAPEPRKLYSCCVSSANDDIIWHRQALRRLSNSVMSANNEVDSFSLDFLSEAVLGTQLEKKTATFFIAQAMASGSSKIGAFAAAAVEEYDIHLLPWASVAACISDGSLEDVISQRQGALILWHST, via the coding sequence ATGAAACAGCCTTTCCATGGAACTTTATTCCGTTTCCCTTTGAGGAACTCAGATCAGGGAGCCATTAGTAAGCTCTCAAGGCAAGCATACGCAGAAGATGACATTTATTCTATGTTTGCTCAGCTttataaggaagggattttcaCCCTGCTCTTTCTTAAGAGTGTTCTCTCTGTTGAAATGTATACATGGGATGCTGGGGCACCTGAACCACGGAAGCTCTACTCTTGTTGTGTCAGCTCAGCAAATGATGATATAATTTGGCATCGCCAGGCATTACGAAGACTATCTAATTCTGTTATGTCTGCAAATAATGAGGTGGATTCCTTCTCATTGGACTTCTTAAGTGAGGCAGTTCTTGGGACCCagttggagaagaagacggCCACATTTTTCATAGCGCAGGCAATGGCATCAGGATCAAGTAAAATTGGTGcttttgctgctgctgctgtcgAAGAATATGATATTCACCTGTTGCCTTGGGCATCAGTTGCTGCATGCATTTCAGATGGTTCATTGGAG